Proteins from one Oncorhynchus tshawytscha isolate Ot180627B linkage group LG16, Otsh_v2.0, whole genome shotgun sequence genomic window:
- the LOC112215328 gene encoding GTP-binding protein Rheb isoform X1: MPQPKSRKIAVLGYRSVGKSSLTIQFVEGQFVDSYDPTIENTFTKMITVNGQEYHLQLVDTAGQDEYSIFPQTYSIDINGYILVYSVTSNKSFEVIKVIHEKLLDMVGKAQVPIMLVGNKKDLHMERVISCEEGKALADSWNAAFMESSAKENQVMTMTGHSLPQPSTAVEVFKRTILEAEKMEGGAPQGRTSCSLM; the protein is encoded by the exons ATGCCGCAGCCGAAATCCCGAAAAATCGCCGTCCTGGGCTACAGATCCGTCG GTAAATCCTCCTTGACAatacagtttgtggaaggccagTTTGTCGACTCATATGACCCAACCATTGAAAACA cgtTTACAAAGATGATCACAGTGAATGGTCAGGAGTACCACCTGCAGTTGGTGGACACAGCTGGACAG GATGAATACTCCATTTTCCCTCAGACCTACTCCATAGACATCAACGGATACATTTTGGTGTATTCTGTCACGTCAAATAAAAG tTTTGAAGTAATAAAAGTTATCCACGAAAAATTATTGGATATGGTGGGTAAAGCACA AGTACCCATCATGTTGGTGGGGAACAAGAAAGATCTTCACATGGAACG tgtaatcagttgtgaagaaggcaaaGCACTGGCTGACTCGTGGAACGCAGCATTCATGGAGTCCTCTGCAAAAGAGAACCAGGTGATGACGATGACTGGACATTCCCTCCCACAGCCATCG ACGGCGGTGGAGGTGTTCAAGAGGACCATCCTGGAAGCGGAGAAAATGGAGGGGGGAGCCCCCCAGGGCAGGACGTCCTGCTCCCTGATGTAA
- the LOC112215328 gene encoding GTP-binding protein Rheb isoform X3 yields the protein MPQPKSRKIAVLGYRSVAFTKMITVNGQEYHLQLVDTAGQDEYSIFPQTYSIDINGYILVYSVTSNKSFEVIKVIHEKLLDMVGKAQVPIMLVGNKKDLHMERVISCEEGKALADSWNAAFMESSAKENQVMTMTGHSLPQPSTAVEVFKRTILEAEKMEGGAPQGRTSCSLM from the exons ATGCCGCAGCCGAAATCCCGAAAAATCGCCGTCCTGGGCTACAGATCCGTCG cgtTTACAAAGATGATCACAGTGAATGGTCAGGAGTACCACCTGCAGTTGGTGGACACAGCTGGACAG GATGAATACTCCATTTTCCCTCAGACCTACTCCATAGACATCAACGGATACATTTTGGTGTATTCTGTCACGTCAAATAAAAG tTTTGAAGTAATAAAAGTTATCCACGAAAAATTATTGGATATGGTGGGTAAAGCACA AGTACCCATCATGTTGGTGGGGAACAAGAAAGATCTTCACATGGAACG tgtaatcagttgtgaagaaggcaaaGCACTGGCTGACTCGTGGAACGCAGCATTCATGGAGTCCTCTGCAAAAGAGAACCAGGTGATGACGATGACTGGACATTCCCTCCCACAGCCATCG ACGGCGGTGGAGGTGTTCAAGAGGACCATCCTGGAAGCGGAGAAAATGGAGGGGGGAGCCCCCCAGGGCAGGACGTCCTGCTCCCTGATGTAA
- the LOC112215328 gene encoding GTP-binding protein Rheb isoform X2: MPQPKSRKIAVLGYRSVGKSSLTIQFVEGQFVDSYDPTIENTFTKMITVNGQEYHLQLVDTAGQDEYSIFPQTYSIDINGYILVYSVTSNKSFEVIKVIHEKLLDMVGKAQVPIMLVGNKKDLHMERVISCEEGKALADSWNAAFMESSAKENQTAVEVFKRTILEAEKMEGGAPQGRTSCSLM, encoded by the exons ATGCCGCAGCCGAAATCCCGAAAAATCGCCGTCCTGGGCTACAGATCCGTCG GTAAATCCTCCTTGACAatacagtttgtggaaggccagTTTGTCGACTCATATGACCCAACCATTGAAAACA cgtTTACAAAGATGATCACAGTGAATGGTCAGGAGTACCACCTGCAGTTGGTGGACACAGCTGGACAG GATGAATACTCCATTTTCCCTCAGACCTACTCCATAGACATCAACGGATACATTTTGGTGTATTCTGTCACGTCAAATAAAAG tTTTGAAGTAATAAAAGTTATCCACGAAAAATTATTGGATATGGTGGGTAAAGCACA AGTACCCATCATGTTGGTGGGGAACAAGAAAGATCTTCACATGGAACG tgtaatcagttgtgaagaaggcaaaGCACTGGCTGACTCGTGGAACGCAGCATTCATGGAGTCCTCTGCAAAAGAGAACCAG ACGGCGGTGGAGGTGTTCAAGAGGACCATCCTGGAAGCGGAGAAAATGGAGGGGGGAGCCCCCCAGGGCAGGACGTCCTGCTCCCTGATGTAA
- the LOC112215330 gene encoding gamma-crystallin N-B-like, with protein MSQYSGKITFYEGKCFTGRQLEVRGDCDNFQDRGFMNRVNSIRVESGAFCCFDHPDFKGQQYILEHGEYPEFQRWNSHNDHMGSCKPIKMHGEHYRMELFEACNFSGQCVEVCDDCPFLQSRGFSKSCINSIKVYGDGAWVMYEEPNFRGRMYIVERGDYCSHNEWQAENPNIQSIRRVVNYF; from the exons ATGTCGCAGTATTCTGGAAAG ATCACCTTCTACGAGGGAAAATGCTTCACCGGCAGGCAGCTAGAGGTCAGGGGCGACTGCGATAACTTCCAGGACCGTGGCTTCATGAACCGCGTCAACTCCATCCGTGTGGAGAGCGGAGCCTTCTGCTGCTTCGACCACCCCGACTTCAAGGGACAGCAGTACATCCTGGAGCACGGCGAATACCCAGAGTTCCAGCGTTGGAACAGCCACAACGACCACATGGGCTCCTGCAAGCCCATCaagatg CACGGTGAGCACTACAGAATGGAACTGTTCGAGGCCTGTAACTTCTCTGGCCAGTGTGTGGAGGTCTGTGATGACTGCCCCTTCCTGCAGAGCCGTGGCTTCAGCAAGAGCTGCATCAACTCCATCAAGGTCTACGGAGACGGAGC CTGGGTGATGTACGAGGAGCCTAACTTCCGCGGACGCATGTACATcgtggagagaggagactactgcaGTCACAATGAGTGGCAGGCCGAGAACCCCAACATCCAGTCCATCCGTAGAGTGGTCAACTACTTCTAA